A window of the Bradyrhizobium diazoefficiens genome harbors these coding sequences:
- a CDS encoding class I SAM-dependent methyltransferase, protein MDVRLSVSDGSIFLKLFVPPLFDGAYLAFNGEGRPSGVVTAEGASLLERCCATPVRALVCDEVGTIVPSALDRVIELIEAGFLSPSSKSSMAHWIRPDKADKTRHIGQSGERFIRAFYDYFGNVFLDGSQLIDSHGDFLQAVARYFPMQAGKVCIDLGCGSGHYTAALARLGHKVYAADISQARTNAAAAKPCSPGEIVPLLTNIEDIALPDSSLDFAMCNFVLEHVADPFAVIDEILRLLRPGGAMVLAVPSLNVRDTIAYWFYGETPSLNFEHLRSYGLVPGTHPWCAVTADTLSYLTQGGADVVTVEGVSILDGLWSPWLEEFAAIAARLGPAFATTWPWSALGRQTVIFARRRQ, encoded by the coding sequence ATGGATGTTCGCTTGAGCGTGTCTGATGGCTCGATCTTCTTGAAACTGTTCGTACCACCGCTGTTTGACGGAGCTTACTTGGCGTTTAACGGGGAAGGGCGTCCAAGTGGGGTTGTCACGGCCGAGGGCGCCTCGCTGCTCGAACGGTGTTGTGCGACCCCGGTGCGAGCCTTGGTCTGCGACGAAGTTGGGACAATCGTCCCCTCAGCCTTGGATCGGGTTATCGAGCTGATCGAAGCGGGGTTTTTGTCGCCCTCATCGAAGTCCAGCATGGCTCACTGGATTCGACCCGATAAGGCCGACAAGACGCGGCACATTGGTCAGAGCGGCGAGCGTTTCATAAGGGCGTTTTACGACTACTTCGGAAACGTCTTTTTGGACGGGAGCCAGCTCATCGATAGTCACGGGGATTTTCTTCAAGCTGTCGCACGGTACTTTCCAATGCAAGCTGGGAAGGTTTGTATAGATCTAGGATGCGGATCTGGTCACTACACAGCCGCACTGGCTCGACTAGGGCACAAAGTGTATGCAGCCGATATTAGTCAGGCGCGAACCAATGCAGCGGCAGCAAAGCCATGCTCGCCTGGAGAGATTGTGCCGCTGCTCACGAACATCGAGGATATCGCGCTTCCGGATTCCAGTCTCGACTTCGCGATGTGCAATTTCGTGCTTGAGCACGTGGCGGATCCTTTTGCGGTCATCGACGAGATACTCCGCCTGCTGCGACCGGGAGGCGCCATGGTCCTGGCTGTTCCAAGCCTAAATGTACGCGACACTATTGCCTACTGGTTCTACGGCGAGACGCCCAGTCTCAACTTCGAACACCTTCGCTCCTATGGACTTGTGCCGGGGACCCACCCCTGGTGTGCAGTTACTGCTGATACGCTGTCCTACCTGACCCAAGGGGGCGCCGACGTAGTGACGGTCGAGGGTGTGAGTATTCTCGATGGTCTATGGTCGCCTTGGCTGGAGGAGTTCGCGGCCATTGCCGCTCGGCTGGGGCCGGCCTTTGCTACCACTTGGCCCTGGAGCGCTCTCGGTAGGCAAACAGTTATTTTCGCTCGTAGGAGACAGTGA
- a CDS encoding HEPN family nuclease gives MGYPVGPLLAALADRILHNLDLIESLAPKWGSPDQNQPPFSDTQLLMSLLGVLVFPHEKAPGALGEIMRGYKPMDRVLNVIYSRHGGGRIEMTGAEGEAVMVDPTRLTNLPKLLRNSLAHFNVLPINKEGRFGGIRIWNRDWDEQITFVADVDFDEMRSLARHVLSVLREQQSDLNLQDPEDPMAEIEAKRGKIRGHSRKVPRLNRDIWERLLDAHGGDADKAKTALDRLLKREADRLLATAK, from the coding sequence ATGGGATATCCTGTCGGGCCACTCTTGGCGGCACTAGCTGACCGAATCTTGCATAACCTCGATCTGATCGAGTCGTTGGCGCCGAAATGGGGCAGTCCTGATCAAAACCAACCGCCCTTTTCAGACACGCAACTGCTTATGTCGCTCCTTGGCGTGCTGGTGTTTCCACACGAGAAGGCGCCGGGTGCCCTGGGCGAGATCATGAGGGGATATAAGCCAATGGACCGTGTTCTGAACGTCATCTATTCGCGACACGGTGGCGGTCGGATCGAGATGACCGGCGCGGAGGGCGAAGCGGTGATGGTGGACCCCACCCGACTGACCAATCTACCGAAATTGCTTCGCAACAGTTTGGCTCATTTCAACGTCCTTCCAATCAACAAGGAGGGGCGCTTCGGCGGTATTCGTATCTGGAACCGTGATTGGGACGAGCAGATCACATTCGTCGCGGACGTCGACTTCGACGAAATGCGGTCATTGGCACGCCATGTGCTGAGTGTGCTTCGGGAGCAGCAATCTGACCTTAACCTGCAGGATCCTGAAGACCCTATGGCCGAGATCGAGGCCAAGCGCGGGAAAATAAGGGGGCATTCGCGCAAGGTGCCGCGTCTCAATCGCGACATTTGGGAGCGCCTCCTCGATGCCCATGGTGGAGACGCCGACAAAGCAAAAACGGCACTGGATCGTCTGTTGAAGCGGGAAGCCGACAGGTTGCTTGCGACTGCCAAATGA
- a CDS encoding argonaute/piwi family protein: MSSFDLSHLPEPLLEFAANGRHIDVRFGLMDYGPVDFSTERTKEIRLGVVGSSQTVGKLGDWLRRCEGGIPAKNSRQPNLFPAFPGSTILGPFRCSFDVGTRHVRILSQSVISRIVSERDDDTAVSLAVEAFTNEVKDLAEQDQPPQVVICALPVEIIERVSNMRSQPSDDDQEELPADESEPEDVPVVDREIENFRGALKAATLALRVPIQIVWPTTYDNDAVVKRKLAEFSTRKVQDEATRAWNFFCALYYKSGGTPWRMVRDQREYSATFMGVSFFEGLDGTSLQTSSAQLFDERGEGLILKGGPGLKDKTDRQPYLSALDAFNLTRTALQSYKKEHGNYPARLVVHKTSRFHPEEREGFQRAIEQSEIEIADFIWMPRRSPVRLFRNSVYPPLRGTAMRLDDAQTILYTRGSVDFFRTYPGLYVPNPLVLHAQRRDTPDWNLLLKETLALTKMNWNGTQFDGALPITLKAARQVGDILKYVPDGTTPDPRYRFYM; the protein is encoded by the coding sequence TTGAGCTCCTTTGACCTTTCGCATCTTCCCGAGCCGCTGCTCGAATTCGCGGCCAACGGTCGCCACATCGACGTGCGCTTCGGCCTGATGGACTATGGCCCCGTCGATTTTTCGACCGAAAGGACCAAGGAGATCCGCCTGGGTGTAGTCGGCTCGTCCCAGACGGTCGGAAAGCTCGGCGATTGGCTGCGCCGCTGCGAAGGAGGCATCCCCGCAAAGAACAGCCGCCAGCCGAACCTTTTCCCGGCGTTCCCCGGGAGCACGATCCTGGGGCCGTTCCGCTGCAGCTTCGACGTCGGGACCCGCCACGTCCGGATCCTATCGCAGTCCGTGATCTCGCGCATTGTGTCCGAGAGGGACGACGACACAGCGGTCTCGCTCGCCGTTGAGGCATTCACGAACGAGGTCAAAGATCTCGCTGAACAGGATCAGCCGCCCCAGGTCGTCATCTGCGCCCTTCCGGTGGAGATCATCGAGCGGGTGAGCAACATGAGGAGCCAGCCGTCCGACGACGATCAGGAGGAACTTCCTGCCGACGAGAGCGAGCCCGAGGACGTGCCCGTGGTCGACAGGGAGATAGAGAACTTCCGGGGCGCGCTGAAGGCCGCCACGCTCGCGCTGCGAGTCCCGATTCAGATCGTGTGGCCGACAACCTATGACAATGATGCCGTCGTGAAGCGCAAGCTCGCCGAATTCTCCACGCGCAAGGTACAGGACGAGGCGACGCGCGCCTGGAACTTTTTCTGCGCGCTGTACTACAAATCCGGCGGCACGCCGTGGCGCATGGTGCGCGACCAGCGGGAATACTCGGCCACGTTCATGGGCGTGAGCTTCTTCGAAGGCCTCGATGGGACGTCGCTCCAGACGAGTTCGGCTCAACTATTCGACGAGCGCGGTGAGGGCTTGATTCTGAAGGGCGGACCGGGCCTGAAGGACAAGACCGATCGGCAGCCGTACCTGTCGGCGCTCGATGCCTTCAACCTGACGCGGACGGCGCTGCAGAGCTACAAGAAGGAGCACGGTAACTATCCCGCCCGCCTGGTCGTCCACAAGACGTCGCGTTTCCATCCAGAGGAGCGGGAGGGCTTTCAAAGGGCCATTGAGCAGTCCGAGATCGAGATTGCCGACTTCATCTGGATGCCCCGCCGGTCTCCGGTCCGGCTCTTCCGGAACAGCGTCTATCCACCGCTTCGTGGGACCGCGATGCGTCTCGACGACGCTCAAACCATTCTCTACACGCGCGGAAGCGTCGATTTCTTCCGAACCTATCCCGGTCTCTACGTGCCCAATCCGCTGGTGCTGCACGCGCAGCGCCGCGACACGCCGGATTGGAATCTGTTGCTGAAGGAGACGCTGGCCCTGACCAAGATGAACTGGAATGGGACGCAGTTCGACGGAGCGCTTCCGATCACCTTGAAGGCTGCGCGACAGGTCGGCGACATCCTCAAATACGTTCCGGACGGTACCACGCCGGACCCGCGTTATCGCTTCTATATGTGA
- a CDS encoding DUF4365 domain-containing protein — MKKISEQQRIGQQGVHLLAARLLSVGLSFQPNGPLDAGIDGFLELRDPESGEVKAQWITAQLKTQKEGRLAEETDQSFSYTCRQQDLEYWLGSNVPVVLFFARLSDERIWWKAIHTWFADDARRRTRKIVFDKTRDTLNEVSLPGFAATVSGFSAPGRIVPSARIVEMLNTNLLKVAFPAKTHVAETMSSYSEVREALVERYGSPPIDWILHGKRIYSFRDISIPPFRDVIEEGSEDTIDTSTWIESDGEVTRRLFVQLLHRALGEMVHESLAYWRDRRYLFWKIGKGKETRTYSYRSFENKTSRKVVKSYKRDGETTPSYFRHDAFHANFVRIAGEWYLALEPTYHFTSDGYHEFRYASDRMSGIKRLETNQSVRGHIGMWSAFLVPSARPIAQGSARFQRVAGAIAAVRCTGRSVAGERGRRGKNANGEGTA; from the coding sequence GTGAAGAAGATCTCCGAGCAGCAGAGGATCGGTCAGCAGGGCGTCCACCTTCTGGCCGCTCGGCTGCTGTCAGTCGGTCTGAGCTTCCAACCGAACGGCCCGCTGGACGCCGGCATCGACGGCTTTCTCGAATTGAGGGATCCGGAGTCGGGCGAAGTGAAAGCGCAGTGGATCACAGCGCAGCTCAAGACCCAGAAGGAAGGACGTCTCGCCGAGGAAACTGACCAAAGCTTCAGCTACACCTGCCGGCAACAGGACCTCGAATACTGGCTCGGCTCTAACGTGCCGGTCGTCCTCTTCTTCGCCAGACTGAGCGACGAACGGATCTGGTGGAAGGCCATCCACACCTGGTTCGCGGACGACGCCCGCCGACGCACGCGGAAAATCGTCTTCGACAAGACGAGGGATACGCTGAACGAAGTGTCTCTGCCGGGGTTTGCAGCGACGGTCTCCGGCTTTTCCGCCCCTGGGCGGATCGTGCCGTCGGCCCGCATCGTGGAGATGCTCAACACCAACCTTTTGAAGGTCGCCTTCCCGGCGAAAACGCACGTAGCCGAGACGATGTCGAGCTATTCCGAGGTCCGGGAGGCGCTTGTCGAACGGTACGGAAGCCCTCCCATCGACTGGATTCTCCATGGCAAGCGCATCTACAGCTTCCGCGACATCTCAATCCCGCCGTTCCGCGACGTAATCGAGGAAGGCAGCGAGGACACGATCGATACGTCGACCTGGATCGAGTCGGACGGCGAGGTAACTCGGCGCCTATTTGTGCAGTTGCTCCATCGGGCGCTCGGCGAGATGGTACACGAAAGCCTGGCCTACTGGCGAGACCGGCGCTATCTGTTCTGGAAGATCGGCAAGGGGAAGGAAACGAGGACCTACTCCTACCGCTCGTTCGAGAACAAGACGTCGCGCAAGGTCGTGAAGTCCTACAAGCGCGATGGCGAAACCACGCCATCCTATTTCCGACACGACGCCTTCCACGCCAACTTCGTCCGGATCGCCGGCGAGTGGTACCTGGCCCTCGAGCCGACCTATCACTTCACATCGGACGGCTACCACGAATTCCGCTACGCCTCGGACCGCATGAGCGGAATCAAACGGCTCGAAACCAACCAGAGCGTCCGCGGCCACATCGGCATGTGGAGTGCCTTCCTGGTCCCGTCAGCCAGACCTATTGCGCAAGGATCCGCTCGTTTTCAGCGCGTTGCCGGCGCTATCGCTGCCGTACGGTGTACTGGACGATCTGTGGCGGGAGAACGAGGACGACGAGGAAAAAACGCGAATGGAGAAGGCACAGCTTGA
- a CDS encoding 3'-5' exonuclease: MLEADLTLAAMAERLAKSADYRVLRRLVHRETSTWITGQSTKTAILLDVETTGLDQHKDKIIELGMVKVDYLPDGRIAGLRDIFSSFNEPSEPIPPDVIALTGITNEMVAGHRIDEAAVSSFAEDAVIVIAHNAGFDRKFAERYWPIFQRKAWGCSATDIEWRKHGFEGSRLGYLLNGAGFFHQAHRAVDDCHALLEILALELPTAGAPALGILLERARKKKMRVWAEQSPFELKDALKRRGYRWSDGSDGRPRSWYVDLDESKLDDEIAFLKAEIYLGEVEPRLQTLTAFDRFSVRA, encoded by the coding sequence ATGCTCGAAGCTGATTTAACTTTGGCCGCGATGGCCGAAAGGTTGGCCAAATCCGCCGACTACCGCGTCCTTCGGCGCCTGGTTCACCGCGAGACTTCCACTTGGATCACAGGTCAAAGCACCAAGACAGCCATCCTGCTCGACGTGGAGACGACCGGCCTAGACCAGCACAAGGACAAGATCATCGAGCTCGGAATGGTCAAGGTAGACTACCTACCCGACGGTCGTATCGCAGGGCTCCGGGATATCTTCTCCTCATTCAACGAGCCGTCCGAGCCGATCCCGCCGGATGTAATCGCGCTCACCGGGATCACGAACGAGATGGTCGCGGGCCATCGGATAGACGAGGCGGCGGTATCATCGTTCGCAGAAGATGCCGTGATCGTAATCGCCCACAATGCCGGATTCGACCGCAAATTCGCCGAGCGCTACTGGCCGATATTTCAGCGCAAAGCTTGGGGGTGTTCGGCGACCGACATCGAATGGCGAAAGCACGGTTTCGAGGGCTCGCGCCTCGGCTACCTGCTGAACGGGGCCGGTTTCTTTCACCAGGCTCACAGGGCGGTTGACGATTGCCACGCTCTCCTCGAGATCCTTGCTTTGGAACTGCCGACAGCCGGCGCACCGGCGCTTGGCATCCTGCTCGAGCGGGCTCGCAAAAAGAAGATGCGAGTGTGGGCCGAGCAGTCGCCGTTCGAGCTCAAAGACGCGCTCAAGCGCCGCGGCTATCGTTGGAGCGACGGCAGCGATGGCAGACCGAGGTCATGGTACGTCGACCTCGACGAAAGCAAGCTCGACGACGAAATCGCATTTCTCAAGGCCGAGATTTACCTTGGTGAAGTGGAGCCGCGCCTGCAGACCTTGACCGCCTTCGATCGATTTTCCGTCAGGGCGTAG
- the dinB gene encoding DNA polymerase IV codes for MDAFYASVEQRDNPDLRGKPVAVGGSAERGVVAAASYEARKFGVRSAMPSVTAKRQCPDLIFVKPRFEVYKAISRQIREIFAEHTTIIEPLSLDEAYLDVTENLQGIPLARDIALRIREKIKAETGLNASAGISYNKFLAKLASDHRKPNGQFVISPEMGPAFVETLPVGKFHGIGPATSTKMNALGIFTGLDMRNQTLQFMNANFGKSGGYYYWISRGVDERPVRANRTRKSVGAENTFSTDLAEAEAMIAELEPLIDKVWRHCESAGTRGRTVTLKVKFADFEIITRSRSASSAVANRDGLAEVAIGLLQDNMPFSKPVRLLGVSLSSLQVGNGAEPQLDFGL; via the coding sequence ATGGATGCGTTCTATGCGTCAGTGGAACAGCGCGATAATCCGGACCTGCGCGGAAAGCCGGTCGCGGTCGGCGGCTCGGCAGAGCGCGGGGTCGTGGCGGCCGCGAGCTACGAAGCCCGCAAATTTGGGGTTCGCTCCGCGATGCCCTCGGTGACCGCGAAGCGACAATGTCCCGACCTGATCTTCGTCAAGCCCCGCTTCGAGGTCTACAAGGCGATCAGCCGGCAAATACGCGAGATCTTCGCCGAGCACACAACGATCATCGAACCTCTGTCGCTCGACGAGGCCTATCTCGACGTGACCGAAAATCTTCAAGGCATCCCGCTCGCCAGGGACATTGCGTTGCGCATCCGCGAGAAGATCAAGGCGGAGACCGGCCTCAACGCCTCGGCCGGCATCTCCTACAACAAATTTCTGGCGAAGCTCGCTTCCGATCACCGCAAGCCCAATGGTCAGTTCGTCATCTCGCCTGAGATGGGGCCGGCCTTCGTGGAGACGCTCCCCGTAGGCAAATTTCACGGGATAGGCCCCGCAACGAGCACTAAGATGAACGCCTTGGGCATATTCACCGGTCTCGACATGCGCAACCAGACGCTGCAGTTCATGAACGCGAACTTCGGCAAGTCGGGCGGCTACTACTATTGGATTTCGCGCGGCGTCGACGAACGGCCTGTTCGAGCCAACCGCACCCGGAAATCCGTCGGCGCGGAGAATACGTTCTCGACCGACCTTGCCGAAGCCGAGGCCATGATCGCCGAGCTTGAACCGCTGATCGACAAGGTCTGGCGACATTGCGAATCGGCCGGCACGCGTGGGCGAACGGTGACACTCAAAGTGAAGTTTGCCGACTTCGAGATCATCACGCGCAGCCGATCCGCCTCTTCGGCTGTGGCCAACCGCGATGGCCTCGCCGAAGTGGCCATCGGCCTGCTGCAGGATAACATGCCTTTTTCGAAGCCGGTTCGGCTTTTGGGGGTGTCACTGTCTTCCTTGCAGGTCGGAAATGGTGCGGAGCCGCAACTGGATTTCGGGCTTTGA
- a CDS encoding SOS response-associated peptidase has product MCNLYSMTKNVDAIRRLFGALNSDVGNLPSMPGIFPDYPAPIVRNGAGGREIVMARWGMPSSQRALMDATKKRAEKLQAKGKTVDFKELLRMEPDGGTTNIRNVSSAHWKRWLGPEHRCLMPFTSFSEYDTIDGKKVPVWFALDEARPLIAFAGLWTNWTSVRKAKEGEITTDVFAFLTCEPNAEVKRVHPKAMPVILVTAEEYEVWLRAPWDEAKSLQRPLPDGALRIVATGEKEDPALAA; this is encoded by the coding sequence GTGTGCAATCTCTACTCGATGACAAAAAACGTCGACGCGATCCGTCGCCTGTTCGGCGCGCTGAACAGCGATGTCGGCAACCTGCCATCGATGCCAGGCATTTTTCCCGACTATCCTGCACCGATCGTACGCAATGGTGCGGGGGGACGCGAGATCGTCATGGCACGCTGGGGCATGCCGAGCTCGCAGCGGGCTCTGATGGATGCGACGAAAAAGCGCGCGGAGAAGCTACAGGCCAAGGGCAAGACCGTCGATTTCAAGGAGTTGCTCCGGATGGAGCCGGACGGCGGCACGACGAACATCAGGAATGTTAGCAGCGCCCACTGGAAGCGATGGCTCGGACCGGAGCATCGCTGCCTGATGCCGTTCACGTCCTTTTCTGAGTACGACACGATCGATGGCAAGAAAGTGCCGGTCTGGTTCGCTCTGGACGAGGCGCGGCCTCTGATCGCATTTGCCGGGCTATGGACAAATTGGACCAGTGTGCGGAAGGCGAAGGAAGGCGAGATCACCACCGACGTCTTCGCCTTCCTCACCTGCGAGCCGAACGCCGAGGTCAAGCGCGTCCACCCCAAGGCGATGCCGGTGATCCTGGTGACGGCGGAGGAATACGAGGTCTGGCTCCGCGCCCCTTGGGACGAGGCGAAGTCGCTGCAGCGGCCCCTCCCGGACGGCGCGCTGCGGATCGTCGCCACGGGCGAGAAGGAAGATCCGGCACTGGCCGCGTGA
- a CDS encoding Ku protein, producing the protein MAPRANWKGFLRLSLVTCPVALYPATSESEKISFNQLNRQTGHRIKYLKVDADTGDEVPNEDIVKGYELDKGQYIEVTKEELEEVALESTRTIEIDEFVDKSDIDPRYLIRPYYLRPDGKVGHDAFAVIRETIREMDKVAIGRVVLTNREHIIALEPLDKGLVGTLLRYPYEVRGEQEYFDEIQNVKVTKDMLDLAKHIVNQKAGRFEPEKFEDHYETALIDLINRKRAGKPITPKERPAATNVVDLMEALRRSVGREAAPAKAAKPAKKPRKASSGQKEMLMPIEGKKPKETAAKKPAAKPQRKSA; encoded by the coding sequence ATGGCCCCCCGTGCCAACTGGAAAGGCTTCCTGCGTTTGTCGCTCGTGACGTGCCCTGTGGCGCTCTATCCGGCCACCTCCGAGTCAGAGAAGATCAGCTTCAACCAGCTCAACCGGCAAACGGGCCATCGCATCAAGTACCTGAAGGTCGACGCCGACACCGGCGACGAGGTGCCGAACGAGGACATCGTCAAAGGATATGAGTTGGACAAGGGGCAGTATATCGAGGTCACGAAGGAGGAACTCGAGGAGGTCGCGCTGGAGTCCACGCGCACGATCGAGATCGACGAGTTCGTCGACAAGTCCGACATCGATCCGCGCTACCTGATCCGCCCGTACTACCTGCGCCCCGACGGCAAGGTCGGCCACGACGCCTTCGCAGTGATCCGAGAGACCATCCGCGAGATGGACAAGGTCGCGATCGGCCGCGTGGTGCTGACGAACCGCGAGCACATCATCGCGCTCGAACCGCTCGACAAGGGTCTTGTCGGCACGCTGCTCCGCTACCCCTACGAAGTGCGCGGCGAGCAGGAGTATTTCGACGAGATCCAAAACGTGAAGGTCACGAAGGACATGCTCGATCTCGCCAAGCACATCGTGAACCAGAAGGCGGGACGTTTCGAGCCCGAGAAGTTCGAGGACCACTACGAGACCGCGCTCATTGACCTGATCAACAGGAAGCGCGCCGGCAAGCCAATCACGCCGAAAGAGCGGCCCGCGGCGACCAACGTGGTCGACCTGATGGAGGCGCTGCGGCGGAGCGTCGGCCGGGAGGCCGCGCCGGCGAAGGCCGCAAAGCCAGCCAAGAAACCGCGCAAGGCATCGAGTGGTCAAAAAGAGATGCTGATGCCCATCGAGGGCAAGAAGCCGAAGGAGACGGCAGCGAAGAAGCCGGCGGCCAAGCCGCAGCGGAAGTCAGCCTGA
- a CDS encoding ATP-binding protein — MTDLAIKYRPRRFSEIVGQDPLVSWMREQIRSGAGRSVLVAGPVGTGKTTSGLIYAKALLCGRPLDGEACGACDECREFGENGRYMPSFHALECGEHSTVEEVKDLLEAARHAPFLAPRRVLLLDEVHNLSRRASDALLRILEEPPQWTSFILLTYRLNLISGALRSRLSSFELSTLNEAEAFRLLAGVCDREGLPYDQDGFRLIFKAASGGPREMLRAVEKTSQFGPIDGAHVRLALNLNFEDRLTAFARALMAGDLEGQLREIEDWPDTAERKLDFLHQFFVFQYFEGCRRLRREDPLMRSVGAETQEQLVAAFAARAGASGCEPEAYWESIIATLTSNTKVTEHSLAMIVSRVNRLIKPVSPIGEEVGKPRTISAKPVLRVRLSGSAAEDRTFLSWDEIRPHWQAASLLPQRYGVLFNLRLTMSRSELDRPDSDGNAQLVSKLTHELGMRVKDWCGAASPVLHWMYRHEWDGETGQRTRILLSVPDDHVAAALAWLRLKFVPRVSRTSDLKVQMACRPGMSQEDRVRFHWQGVRALSRSLGPRFTARADLGPICPLVDLLKIPLRWRAQVRRISNVQARGMSASLTGGAKRNDESGMAWLSALSDGAWRVLDTGWELREYEARKAERERRDVALAKLAALLPGADDARRESIRLEMEILKSSWSSDPRNWRRGWSGWWLPETRVKPG; from the coding sequence GTGACTGATCTTGCAATCAAATATCGTCCCCGGCGGTTCTCTGAAATCGTCGGGCAGGATCCCCTGGTGAGCTGGATGCGGGAGCAGATCCGCTCGGGGGCCGGGCGATCGGTGCTGGTGGCCGGACCCGTCGGCACCGGCAAGACCACGTCCGGATTGATCTACGCGAAGGCCCTGCTGTGCGGCAGGCCGCTCGACGGCGAGGCCTGCGGTGCGTGCGATGAATGCCGGGAGTTCGGCGAGAACGGGCGCTACATGCCCAGCTTTCACGCGCTGGAATGCGGCGAGCATTCAACCGTCGAGGAGGTCAAGGATCTGCTTGAGGCTGCCCGGCACGCGCCGTTCCTCGCGCCGCGCCGCGTCTTGTTGCTCGATGAAGTTCACAATCTTTCGCGGCGGGCCTCGGACGCCTTGTTGCGCATCCTGGAAGAACCGCCGCAGTGGACCAGCTTCATTCTCCTGACCTACAGATTGAACCTAATCTCGGGGGCGCTACGCAGCAGGCTTTCCAGTTTTGAACTCAGCACCTTGAACGAGGCCGAGGCGTTTCGGTTGCTCGCGGGTGTTTGCGATCGTGAGGGTCTACCGTACGACCAGGACGGATTTCGTCTCATTTTCAAGGCGGCGTCCGGCGGCCCCCGCGAAATGCTGCGCGCGGTGGAAAAGACCAGCCAGTTTGGTCCCATTGATGGCGCCCATGTGCGTCTTGCGCTCAATCTCAATTTTGAGGACCGTCTGACGGCGTTCGCGCGAGCCTTGATGGCTGGCGACCTGGAGGGCCAGTTGCGGGAGATCGAGGACTGGCCCGATACCGCCGAACGCAAGCTCGATTTTCTTCACCAGTTTTTCGTGTTCCAGTATTTTGAGGGATGCCGGCGTCTTCGCCGCGAAGATCCTCTCATGCGCAGTGTCGGCGCGGAAACTCAGGAACAGTTGGTCGCGGCGTTCGCTGCGCGCGCCGGCGCGTCAGGGTGCGAGCCAGAGGCTTATTGGGAAAGCATCATCGCTACCCTGACCTCGAACACGAAGGTCACCGAACATAGCCTTGCAATGATCGTGAGCAGAGTGAACCGGCTGATCAAGCCGGTGTCTCCGATCGGAGAAGAGGTCGGAAAACCGCGGACCATATCTGCGAAACCGGTCCTGCGCGTGCGATTGTCGGGATCAGCAGCCGAAGATCGGACGTTTCTGTCCTGGGACGAGATACGTCCTCATTGGCAGGCAGCCTCGCTCCTGCCGCAACGATACGGCGTGCTGTTCAACCTTCGGCTGACCATGAGCCGCTCGGAATTGGACCGGCCAGATTCAGACGGGAATGCTCAACTTGTGTCCAAGCTCACCCACGAGCTCGGCATGCGCGTCAAGGACTGGTGCGGCGCGGCCTCGCCGGTTCTGCATTGGATGTATCGTCATGAATGGGACGGCGAGACGGGACAGAGAACGCGAATTCTTCTGTCCGTTCCCGATGATCATGTCGCGGCTGCACTGGCGTGGCTCCGCTTGAAGTTTGTGCCAAGGGTCTCCCGGACGAGTGATCTCAAGGTTCAGATGGCTTGTCGACCCGGAATGTCGCAGGAAGACCGGGTGCGCTTTCATTGGCAGGGCGTTCGCGCGTTGAGCCGGAGCCTGGGCCCAAGGTTCACTGCCCGCGCCGATCTGGGCCCTATCTGCCCTCTGGTGGATCTCCTGAAGATTCCGCTGCGGTGGCGCGCGCAGGTTCGTCGCATCTCGAATGTGCAGGCTCGCGGGATGTCGGCCTCGCTGACAGGTGGGGCTAAGCGGAACGACGAGAGCGGCATGGCGTGGCTCTCCGCGCTGAGCGATGGTGCTTGGCGGGTGCTCGATACAGGATGGGAATTGCGAGAGTACGAGGCGCGCAAGGCGGAAAGGGAGCGTCGCGACGTCGCTCTCGCCAAGCTCGCCGCGCTGCTTCCGGGCGCGGACGATGCGCGCCGCGAAAGCATTCGGCTGGAAATGGAGATTCTGAAGTCGAGCTGGAGTTCAGACCCAAGGAATTGGCGGCGAGGCTGGTCTGGCTGGTGGCTGCCGGAGACGAGGGTCAAACCCGGCTAG